The following proteins are encoded in a genomic region of Thiohalorhabdus sp. Cl-TMA:
- a CDS encoding sulfotransferase family protein — MGKHEGEKTGFHVDTWVHVLSGWISRHPGLWTRLGNLETRLLADPLAGVAVQQPVYIAGLARAGSTLLLELLNAHPEVATHRYRDFPFLFTPYMWNRFLDRVPRREGPPTERTHGDGIRITPESPEAFEEMLWMAFFPDLHAPSNSNVLNQETSRPEFERFYRDHIRKLLLVRDGSRYVSKGNYNATRLEYLQKLYGDARFLIPVRDPVWHIASLMKQQRLFCAGQRGNPRALAHLQRVGHFEFGEDRRPVNAGDSSAVEAIRALWAQGAEVEGWARYWAHIHSFLADRLESSPQLAEAALIVRYEELCDAPDQQLQTILEHCRLSQPDAVLDLARRRVRFPTYYEPSFSPEELETIRQWTEPTAHRLGLSLQQRVPA; from the coding sequence GTGGGAAAGCACGAGGGTGAGAAAACCGGCTTCCACGTGGACACGTGGGTCCATGTGCTGAGCGGCTGGATCAGCCGCCACCCCGGCCTCTGGACCCGGCTGGGCAACCTGGAAACCCGGCTGCTGGCGGATCCGCTGGCCGGGGTGGCCGTACAGCAGCCTGTCTACATCGCCGGTCTGGCGCGGGCGGGGAGCACCCTGCTCCTAGAGCTGCTGAATGCCCACCCGGAGGTGGCCACCCACCGCTACCGGGATTTTCCGTTCCTGTTCACACCCTACATGTGGAACCGCTTCCTTGATCGCGTCCCCCGACGGGAAGGTCCGCCCACGGAGCGGACGCACGGGGATGGGATCCGCATCACGCCGGAAAGCCCGGAAGCCTTCGAAGAGATGCTGTGGATGGCCTTTTTCCCGGATCTCCATGCGCCGTCCAACAGCAATGTCCTGAACCAGGAGACGAGCCGGCCCGAATTCGAGCGCTTCTATCGCGACCACATCCGCAAGCTTTTGCTCGTGCGCGACGGGAGCCGGTACGTCTCCAAAGGCAACTACAACGCCACGCGCCTGGAGTACCTGCAAAAGCTGTACGGGGATGCGCGGTTCCTCATCCCGGTTCGGGATCCCGTCTGGCACATCGCCTCGCTGATGAAGCAGCAGCGTCTGTTCTGCGCGGGACAGCGGGGCAATCCCCGGGCGCTCGCCCACCTCCAGCGGGTCGGACATTTCGAGTTCGGCGAGGACCGGCGGCCCGTGAATGCCGGAGACTCCTCCGCTGTCGAGGCCATTCGGGCCCTGTGGGCGCAGGGCGCGGAGGTGGAGGGGTGGGCCCGTTACTGGGCGCATATCCACAGCTTTCTGGCCGATCGCCTGGAATCCAGCCCGCAGCTCGCCGAAGCGGCCCTGATCGTCCGGTACGAGGAGCTTTGCGACGCTCCGGACCAACAGCTCCAGACCATCCTGGAGCACTGCCGACTGTCCCAACCGGACGCCGTGCTCGACTTGGCGCGACGGCGGGTGCGCTTCCCCACCTATTACGAGCCGAGCTTCAGCCCCGAGGAGCTGGAGACCATCAGACAGTGGACGGAGCCGACAGCGCACCGTCTGGGGCTCAGCCTCCAGCAGCGCGTGCCCGCCTGA
- a CDS encoding arylsulfotransferase family protein — protein sequence MDGNKIFFGLFLFSLVFLAFVGGSIATLGEVFPASYIRDAYRGANALMLKLSSQDHPYWSDLWAPTRTSEQGVTVHDEQRALEGLTLFTSGQGPKAYLLTMDGQVAHSWSRPYSTVWDESAAVRNPVPDDQTYLRKAHVFPDGDLLAIYIGVGDTPWGYGMVRLDQDSGVEWKNLDQFHHDFVVAGDGRIFGLTHSFRNKRLEDVEHLKPPFLEDFLVVVSPDGETVKKISLPEAINDSEFRRLLWRIPYYSLEDPLHTNSVEYIDGEAASRLAKKIPQVEEGQVLLSFRELAGGAIALLDLETEKIVWALRGAWLSQHDPDILANGNILLFDNRGHFGTGHRSRVVEVDPSTGGIVWSYSGSEKRPMESRLRGAQQRLSNGNTLITESNGGRLLEVTPEGDLVWEYIIPVRAFDQKSFTPVVSWGERIAPEAFTAEFRKQFQKRRLVKGQVQE from the coding sequence TTGGACGGAAACAAGATCTTTTTCGGCCTTTTTCTATTTTCCTTGGTCTTTCTAGCGTTTGTAGGCGGTTCCATCGCCACCCTGGGTGAAGTGTTTCCCGCCAGCTACATCCGGGATGCATATCGCGGCGCCAATGCGCTCATGCTCAAGCTCTCCAGCCAGGACCACCCCTACTGGTCCGATCTCTGGGCGCCGACCCGGACGTCCGAGCAGGGCGTGACCGTCCATGATGAGCAGCGCGCCCTCGAGGGACTGACACTGTTCACATCCGGGCAGGGCCCCAAGGCCTATCTGCTGACCATGGACGGACAGGTGGCCCATTCCTGGAGCCGGCCGTACAGCACCGTCTGGGACGAATCGGCGGCGGTCCGGAATCCGGTCCCGGACGACCAGACTTATCTCCGCAAGGCCCATGTCTTTCCCGACGGCGACCTGCTTGCGATCTATATCGGCGTGGGGGATACGCCCTGGGGCTACGGGATGGTGCGGCTGGACCAGGATTCCGGCGTGGAGTGGAAGAACCTGGATCAGTTCCACCACGATTTCGTCGTCGCCGGGGATGGGCGCATCTTCGGTCTCACCCACTCGTTCCGGAATAAGCGTCTGGAGGACGTGGAGCACCTGAAGCCGCCCTTCCTGGAAGACTTCCTGGTGGTGGTCAGCCCGGACGGCGAGACGGTCAAGAAGATCTCCCTGCCCGAGGCGATCAACGACTCCGAGTTCCGCCGCCTGCTATGGCGGATCCCCTATTACAGCCTGGAGGATCCGCTGCATACCAATAGCGTGGAGTATATCGACGGAGAGGCGGCGAGCCGGTTGGCGAAGAAGATCCCACAGGTGGAGGAAGGGCAGGTGCTGCTGTCCTTTCGGGAGCTGGCCGGCGGCGCAATCGCCCTTCTGGATTTGGAGACGGAGAAGATCGTCTGGGCGCTGCGGGGCGCGTGGCTCTCCCAGCACGACCCCGACATTCTCGCCAACGGCAACATCCTGCTCTTCGATAACCGCGGCCACTTCGGGACCGGTCACCGCTCCCGGGTGGTGGAGGTGGACCCATCCACCGGCGGCATCGTATGGAGCTATTCCGGAAGCGAGAAGCGTCCCATGGAAAGCCGTTTGCGCGGGGCCCAGCAACGGCTCTCCAACGGCAACACGCTGATCACGGAATCCAACGGCGGCCGGCTGCTCGAAGTCACGCCCGAAGGGGACCTCGTCTGGGAATACATCATCCCGGTTCGGGCCTTCGACCAAAAGAGCTTCACCCCGGTGGTGAGCTGGGGTGAACGGATCGCGCCCGAAGCCTTCACCGCCGAGTTCCGAAAGCAATTCCAGAAACGAAGGCTAGTCAAGGGACAGGTCCAGGAATGA
- a CDS encoding glucan biosynthesis protein: protein MDRRQFFARSVLLSSLGLLGIPIRKPHAQDKEPGGAADRKSFDFEQVKRQARDLANRPFQPRPQDLPQELSDLGYEGYTSIRYRPEEALWHDSDLAFRAQFFHLGHYYKHPVDIYEVEKGEVQPIRFYPEMFNYDNATFKHRNLGDIGLAGFRLHYFLNFAPDMVSFLGASYFRAVGENQQYGLSARGLAIDTGLPKGEEFPFFRAFWLEKPEPGQTHMNVYALLDSKSIAGAFRFQIMPGATTIMNVESVLYPRNAIELLGVAPATSMYLHGENDDPENPDFRPEVHDSDGLSMWRGNWEWVWRPLVNPKELALNSFMDKSPRGYGLLQRDRKFGHYQDDGVYYNQRPNLWVEPMNDWGEGHIHLVEIPIQEEIHDNIVAFWNPKEPVKPGKEMEFSYRLLWGPEAPVKRMGTGHVTATRLGQGGIPGDRPSGKVQKFVIDFRGGDLPLLTNDAPVEPVVSTTRGKVIKPAVWPVDEINAWRVKFDLEWDGNQSIDLRCFLRLGKNALTETWLYQWNPRQV from the coding sequence ATGGACCGACGTCAATTCTTTGCCCGCAGCGTTCTCCTATCCTCCCTGGGCCTGCTCGGCATCCCGATCCGCAAGCCCCATGCCCAGGACAAGGAGCCGGGCGGCGCAGCAGACAGGAAGTCCTTCGACTTCGAGCAGGTCAAACGGCAGGCGCGAGACCTCGCCAATCGCCCCTTCCAGCCTCGCCCGCAGGATCTGCCACAGGAGCTCTCCGACCTGGGCTACGAAGGGTACACCTCCATCCGCTACCGCCCCGAAGAGGCGCTCTGGCACGACTCCGACCTGGCCTTCCGAGCACAATTCTTCCACCTGGGCCACTACTACAAGCATCCGGTGGACATCTACGAAGTGGAGAAGGGCGAAGTCCAGCCTATCCGCTTCTACCCGGAAATGTTCAATTACGACAATGCCACCTTCAAGCACCGGAACCTCGGGGATATCGGGCTCGCCGGCTTCCGGCTCCATTACTTCCTGAATTTCGCCCCGGACATGGTCTCCTTCCTCGGGGCCAGCTACTTCCGCGCCGTGGGCGAAAACCAGCAGTACGGGCTATCCGCGCGGGGGCTGGCCATCGACACGGGCCTACCCAAGGGCGAGGAATTCCCCTTTTTCCGCGCTTTCTGGCTGGAGAAGCCGGAGCCGGGACAGACCCACATGAACGTTTACGCCCTGCTGGACAGCAAGAGCATCGCGGGGGCTTTCCGCTTCCAGATCATGCCCGGGGCCACCACCATCATGAACGTGGAATCGGTGCTGTATCCCCGGAACGCCATCGAGCTCCTGGGTGTGGCCCCGGCCACGAGCATGTATCTGCACGGCGAGAACGACGACCCCGAAAACCCGGATTTCCGGCCGGAGGTGCACGACTCGGACGGGCTATCCATGTGGCGGGGGAACTGGGAATGGGTCTGGCGACCCCTGGTCAACCCCAAGGAGCTGGCGCTCAACAGCTTCATGGACAAGAGCCCGCGGGGCTACGGACTGCTCCAGCGCGACCGGAAGTTCGGGCATTATCAGGATGACGGGGTATATTACAACCAGCGGCCGAACCTCTGGGTGGAGCCCATGAACGACTGGGGGGAGGGCCATATCCACTTGGTGGAGATCCCCATCCAGGAGGAGATCCACGACAACATCGTGGCCTTCTGGAACCCCAAGGAGCCCGTGAAGCCCGGCAAGGAAATGGAATTCTCCTATCGCCTGCTTTGGGGGCCGGAAGCGCCGGTGAAGCGCATGGGGACGGGCCACGTCACCGCCACCCGGCTCGGGCAAGGCGGCATTCCGGGGGACCGTCCCTCCGGGAAGGTACAGAAGTTCGTCATCGATTTCCGGGGGGGCGACCTGCCCCTGCTCACTAATGATGCGCCCGTGGAGCCGGTGGTTTCCACCACCCGGGGCAAGGTGATCAAGCCCGCGGTCTGGCCGGTGGATGAGATCAATGCCTGGCGGGTGAAATTCGATCTGGAGTGGGACGGCAATCAATCCATCGATCTGCGCTGCTTTCTGCGCCTCGGCAAGAACGCCCTTACCGAGACCTGGCTCTATCAGTGGAATCCCCGGCAGGTCTAG
- the mdoH gene encoding glucans biosynthesis glucosyltransferase MdoH — MQTGTACLQRLRRWLLLLLIVTTTAAGTWVLAAILQVQGLHPFEMGLLILFPILFAWIATAFWTAMAGLWVLVRGRDPCWLSASRKSPEGEREAESRIALAMPIFEEDPHQVLAGLRATYESLRQTGQAHRFDVYILSDSKDPETWIAEELAWNALCEAVDGYGQIFYHRRQNNWGRKSGNIAEFCQTWGLNYDYMVVLDADSVMAGDTLVEMAELMDANPGTALIQVPPAPVHQETLFARIQQFAGAAYGPLFAHGLSFWQLGEGNYWGHNAIIRVAPFVKHCGLPELPGKPPLGGEILSHDFVEAALLRRAGWQVWMAPWLGGSFEETPPSLVEHLKRDRRWCQGNLQHARLLLAQGFRLPNRVHLGMGVLTYLSSPLWLIFLVLSGMEALRRKHTDPVYFLDNSLFPVWPPTFFMEAATLLVITLGFLYLPKLFGYLLLFRDSRMRARFGGGPAAGLSMVLESLFSALLAPILMLFQTRFVVANLLGRAVGWTPQKRGPGAAANVGPLVTAVGWQTPIALVVGAWAYFNLSEFFLWLIPVLIGPLLVVPITLFSGLVSLGRAAARLGLFVIPAESAPPEVLRRLDELTRHPTPVPGTPGSGESYTRQAVMDPFVNALHVSLTGSRAKLLSQQYYLDSMLTRVQERGLEDLAPAEMRVLLGDGDTMLRLHAIAWETETGAGALSPAVQD; from the coding sequence ATGCAAACTGGGACTGCCTGTCTACAACGCCTTAGGCGTTGGCTCCTCCTTCTGCTCATCGTAACCACCACCGCAGCCGGAACCTGGGTACTGGCAGCCATTCTCCAGGTTCAGGGGCTCCACCCCTTCGAAATGGGGCTCCTGATACTCTTCCCCATCCTGTTCGCCTGGATCGCAACCGCCTTCTGGACCGCAATGGCGGGATTGTGGGTGCTCGTGCGCGGCCGGGACCCCTGCTGGCTGTCCGCTTCCAGGAAGTCCCCGGAAGGGGAGCGGGAAGCGGAGTCCCGCATCGCCTTGGCCATGCCCATCTTCGAAGAGGATCCGCACCAGGTGCTCGCCGGTCTGCGCGCTACCTACGAGTCCTTGCGGCAAACCGGGCAGGCCCACCGTTTCGATGTTTACATCCTCAGCGACTCCAAGGACCCGGAAACCTGGATTGCCGAGGAGCTGGCCTGGAACGCCCTGTGCGAGGCGGTGGACGGCTATGGGCAGATCTTCTACCACAGGCGTCAGAACAACTGGGGCAGGAAAAGCGGCAATATAGCGGAGTTCTGCCAGACCTGGGGCCTGAATTACGACTACATGGTGGTGCTGGACGCGGACAGCGTGATGGCCGGCGATACGCTGGTGGAGATGGCCGAGCTGATGGACGCCAATCCGGGCACGGCGCTGATCCAGGTGCCGCCGGCACCGGTTCATCAGGAAACCCTGTTCGCCCGCATCCAGCAATTCGCCGGCGCGGCCTACGGACCCTTGTTCGCCCATGGCCTGAGCTTCTGGCAATTGGGGGAGGGCAATTACTGGGGGCACAACGCCATCATCCGGGTGGCGCCGTTCGTGAAGCATTGCGGGCTGCCCGAGCTGCCCGGAAAGCCGCCTCTGGGCGGCGAGATCCTGAGCCACGATTTCGTCGAGGCCGCCCTGCTGCGCCGGGCGGGCTGGCAGGTCTGGATGGCCCCCTGGCTGGGTGGAAGCTTCGAGGAAACGCCGCCGAGTCTGGTGGAGCACCTGAAACGGGACCGGCGGTGGTGCCAGGGCAACCTGCAGCATGCGCGCCTGCTCCTGGCCCAGGGCTTTCGCCTGCCCAACCGGGTTCATCTGGGCATGGGGGTCCTGACCTATCTGAGCTCCCCCCTGTGGCTGATCTTCCTCGTGCTCTCCGGTATGGAGGCACTGCGACGCAAGCATACCGATCCGGTCTATTTTCTGGACAACAGCCTGTTCCCGGTATGGCCCCCGACTTTTTTCATGGAGGCGGCCACGCTGCTGGTGATTACCCTGGGCTTTTTATATCTGCCCAAGCTGTTCGGCTACCTGCTGTTGTTCCGGGACAGTCGGATGCGGGCGAGATTCGGCGGCGGTCCCGCCGCGGGCCTGAGCATGGTCCTGGAAAGCCTGTTCTCCGCGCTTCTGGCCCCCATCCTCATGCTGTTCCAGACCCGTTTCGTGGTGGCCAATCTGCTGGGCCGAGCCGTGGGCTGGACGCCGCAGAAGCGGGGGCCCGGCGCGGCGGCCAACGTGGGTCCGCTAGTGACCGCGGTCGGCTGGCAGACGCCCATTGCCCTGGTGGTGGGGGCTTGGGCCTACTTTAACCTCTCCGAGTTTTTCCTCTGGCTGATACCGGTACTGATCGGTCCCCTGCTCGTGGTGCCCATCACTCTGTTCTCCGGGCTGGTATCCCTGGGGCGGGCGGCCGCCCGGTTGGGCCTGTTCGTCATCCCCGCCGAAAGCGCCCCGCCGGAAGTCCTGCGGCGGCTGGACGAGCTGACCCGCCATCCCACACCCGTTCCCGGGACGCCGGGCTCCGGGGAAAGCTACACGCGCCAGGCGGTGATGGACCCCTTCGTCAATGCACTGCACGTTTCCCTCACGGGCTCCCGGGCCAAGCTGCTGAGCCAGCAGTATTACCTCGACTCCATGCTTACCCGGGTCCAGGAGCGGGGCCTGGAGGACCTCGCTCCCGCCGAGATGCGGGTTCTCCTTGGCGACGGCGACACCATGCTCCGCCTGCACGCCATTGCCTGGGAGACGGAAACCGGGGCCGGAGCGTTGTCACCGGCGGTGCAGGACTGA